In Haematobia irritans isolate KBUSLIRL chromosome 1, ASM5000362v1, whole genome shotgun sequence, a genomic segment contains:
- the Mcm2 gene encoding DNA replication licensing factor Mcm2, with product MADLPSSPPPATPSDAVDRRDLRAAMTSPVGDFEPFENEDEILGDQTVRDEEEEDGEELFGDNMENDYRPMPELDHYDPAMLDDEEDYSEMSQGERMAAEAEMRRRDRAKGIHRDDRDLGFDQSDDEDDVGPRAKRRAGEKAAAGEMEDAEMVESIENLEDTKGHSTKEWVSMLGPRTEIANRFQSFLRTFVDDRGAYTYRDRIRRMCEQNKSSFVVSYTDLANKEHVLAYFLPEAPFQMLEIFDKVAKDMVLSIFPTYERVTTEIHVRISELPLIEELRTFRKLHLNQLVRTLGVVTATTGVLPQLSVIKFDCVKCGYVLGPFVQSQNTEVKPGSCPECQSTGPFSINMEQTLYRNYQKITLQESPGRIPAGRIPRSKDVILLSDLCDLCKPGDELEVTGIYTNNYDGSLNTDQGFPVFATVIIANHIVVKDSKQVVQSLTDEDIATIQKLSKDPRIADRIIASMAPSIYGHDYIKRALALALFGGESKNPGEKHKIRGDINLLICGDPGTAKSQFLKYTEKIAPRAVFTTGQGASAVGLTAYVRRNPVSKEWTLEAGALVLADQGVCLIDEFDKMNDQDRTSIHEAMEQQSISISKAGIVTSLQARCTVIAAANPIGGRYDPSMTFSENVNLSEPILSRFDVLCVVKDEFDPMQDQHLAKFVVNSHIKHHPSSENEIDDSQPNSVNEIPQELLRQYIVYSKENIRPKITNIDEDKIAKMYSQLRQESFATGSLPITVRHIESVIRMSEAHARMHLRENVIEADVSMAIRMMLESFIEAQKFSVMKKMRATFQKYLAFQKDHSELLFFILRQLTLDQLAYIRCKDGPSATHVEIMERDLMERAKQLDIFNLKPFYESEIFKQNGFAYDAKRRIILQIVTEAAV from the exons ATGGCT GATTTGCCTAGTTCACCGCCTCCAGCTACTCCCAGCGATGCTGTGGATAGGCGTGATTTACGTGCCGCCATGACTTCTCCGGTGGGTGACTTCGAGCCATTTGAAAATGAAGATGAAATTCTGGGTGATCAAACCGTACGAGACGAAGAGGAAGAAGATGGAGAGGAATTGTTCGGCGATAATATGGAAAATGATTATCGCCCCATGCCCGAATTGGACCACTATGATCCTGCAATGCTGGACGACGAAGAGGATTATTCGGAAATGTCCCAAGGGGAACGTATGGCAGCCGAAGCGGAGATGAGAAGACGTGATCGTGCCAAAGGTATACATCGTGATGATCGCGATCTTGGATTTGACCAGAGTGATGATGAAGATGATGTGGGTCCAAGAGCAAAACGAAGGGCTGGAGAGAAGGCAGCAGCTGGGGAAATGGAAGATGCCGAAATGGTTGAATCGATTGAGAATTTGGAAGACACCAAGGGTCACTCGACCAAGGAATGGGTCAGTATGTTGGGTCCCCGCACAGAAATTGCAAATCGTTTCCAGTCCTTCTTGCGTACATTTGTCGATGACCGAGGTGCCTATACCTACCGCGATCGCATAAGACGCATGTGCGAACAGAATAAATCGTCATTTGTAGTTTCCTATACCGATTTGGCTAACAAGGAGCACGTTCTGGCTTACTTCTTACCCGAAGCACCATTTCAAATGttggaaatatttgacaaagtCGCCAAAGATATGGTATTGTCAATTTTTCCAACTTACGAACGTGTAACCACTGAGATACACGTGCGTATTTCCGAGTTGCCATTGATTGAAGAGCTGCGTACGTTCCGAAAATTACATTTGAATCAGTTGGTTAGAACTTTGGGCGTTGTTACAGCCACTACTGGTGTTCTGCCTCAATTGTCGGTAATTAAGTTCGATTGCGTGAAGTGTGGCTATGTTTTGGGTCCTTTTGTGCAATCACAAAATACTGAGGTGAAGCCTGGCTCTTGTCCGGAATGTCAGAGTACAGGACCATTTTCT aTAAATATGGAGCAAACACTTTACCGcaattatcaaaaaattactCTTCAAGAATCACCTGGTCGTATTCCTGCTGGTCGTATTCCCCGCAGTAAAGATGTCATCCTTTTGTCCGATCTTTGTGATCTCTGCAAACCAGGGGATGAGCTCGAAGTTACCGGAATTTACACAAACAACTATGATGGCTCTCTTAATACGGATCAAGGCTTTCCCGTTTTTGCCACTGTTATCATAGCCAATCACATAGTTGTCAAAGATTCTAAGCAAGTAGTACAATCCCTAACAGATGAGGACATTGCTACTATTCAGAAGTTGAGTAAAGATCCTAGAATAGCTGATCGTATTATAGCTTCAATGGCTCCATCGATTTATGGTCATGATTACATCAAAAGAGCCTTAGCATTGGCACTTTTTGGTGGTGAATCGAAGAATCCGGGTGAGAAACACAAGATCAGAGGAGACATAAATTTGTTGATTTGTGGTGACCCAGGTACTGCCAAGtctcaatttttaaaatatactgAGAAGATAGCTCCTCGCGCTGTATTTACAACTGGTCAAGGTGCTAGTGCTGTGGGTTTGACTGCTTATGTAAGACGTAACCCCGTTTCCAAAGAGTGGACACTGGAAGCTGGTGCTTTAGTTTTGGCAGATCAGGGAGTATGTCTTATCGACGAGTTCGATAAAATGAATGACCAAGATCGTACTTCTATTCATGAAGCCATGGAACAACAATCTATTTCCATTTCAAAAGCTGGTATTGTGACCTCTTTACAAGCGAGATGTACAGTTATTGCAGCTGCAAATCCAATTGGAGGTCGCTACGACCCTTCAATGACATTCTCCGAAAATGTAAATTTGTCAGAACCCATTTTGTCCCGTTTCGATGTTTTGTGTGTCGTAAAGGATGAATTCGATCCAATGCAAGAtcaacatttggcaaaatttgttgtAAACTCGCACATCAAACATCATCCATCAAGTGAAAATGAAATTGATGATTCGCAACCTAATTCCGTAAACGAAATACCGCAAGAACTATTGAGACAATATATTGTTTATTCCAAAGAGAACATTAGACCTAAGATTACG AACATTGATGAGGACAAAATAGCCAAGATGTATTCCCAATTGCGTCAAGAGTCATTTGCCACTGGATCTTTACCAATAACAGTCCGACATATTGAAAGTGTTATTCGAATGTCCGAGGCCCATGCTCGAATGCATCTGCGTGAAAATGTTATAGAAGCCGATGTCAGTATGGCCATACGCATGATGTTGGAATCATTTATCGAAGCCCAAAAATTCAGTGTTATGAAGAAGATGCGGGCAaccttccaaaaatatttagcCTTCCAGAAGGATCATTCCGAACTGCTATTTTTCATATTGCGTCAGCTTACTTTAGATCAGTTGGCCTATATACGATGCAAAGATGGTCCTTCGGCAACTCATGTCGAAATTATGGAAAGAGATTTGATGGAGCGAGCCAAGCAATTGGATATTTTCAACCTGAAACCATTCTACGAGTcggaaattttcaaacaaaatggTTTTGCATACGATGCGAAGAGGCGTATTATTTTGCAGATAGTAACAGAAGCTGCAGTATAA